A single Cupriavidus sp. D39 DNA region contains:
- a CDS encoding S24 family peptidase: MQVILDETGAEAVALAKAAGVTKGTVSQWLSGQIKSIKLEYAVGIQDAYGYNALWIVMEKGEKKAAAAAANDGESQADDELRAFADSDFQRMPRCRQVPVVGQAQGGPDGYISIHDYPPDQGDGWIVMPTRDPSAYGLRVRGDSMRPRIKSGEFILVEPSFEAQPGDDVVVKFRDGSAVAKELLWVRDDEVCLGSINNGVPPMTRPLESVQTIHRIAAIIPRGSPSMCQAPDAISP, from the coding sequence ATGCAAGTGATCCTGGACGAGACCGGCGCTGAAGCTGTGGCGCTGGCGAAGGCCGCCGGCGTTACCAAAGGAACGGTGAGCCAGTGGCTGAGCGGCCAGATCAAATCCATCAAGCTGGAATACGCCGTTGGCATCCAAGATGCGTACGGCTACAACGCCTTGTGGATCGTCATGGAGAAGGGTGAAAAGAAGGCCGCGGCAGCTGCGGCCAATGACGGCGAATCACAGGCGGACGACGAGCTCAGGGCATTTGCCGACAGCGACTTCCAGCGCATGCCCAGATGCCGACAAGTTCCGGTCGTGGGCCAAGCCCAAGGCGGCCCCGACGGCTACATCAGCATCCACGACTACCCGCCAGACCAGGGCGACGGCTGGATCGTCATGCCCACCCGTGACCCGTCGGCCTACGGCCTGCGTGTCCGCGGGGACAGCATGCGTCCACGGATCAAGAGCGGCGAGTTCATCCTGGTTGAGCCCAGCTTCGAGGCGCAACCCGGCGACGACGTCGTGGTCAAGTTCCGGGATGGCAGCGCGGTCGCGAAAGAGCTGCTCTGGGTCCGCGACGATGAGGTGTGCCTGGGCTCGATCAATAACGGCGTGCCCCCGATGACACGCCCCCTGGAATCGGTGCAGACGATCCATCGGATTGCCGCCATCATCCCGCGCGGATCCCCCTCCATGTGCCAAGCGCCTGATGCGATCAGCCCATGA
- a CDS encoding helix-turn-helix domain-containing protein: MSAPRWRARKTLEAWQIEDAERLSALFTQHKGPLSIAEFARRHEIGPQISQYLAGQLPLSVNIAAAFARGLGVEIDVISPRLATESRRLPSELDTIITLTSVSNTLSFH, translated from the coding sequence ATGAGTGCACCTAGGTGGCGCGCTCGAAAGACCCTGGAAGCCTGGCAGATCGAGGACGCTGAACGGCTGAGCGCCCTGTTCACGCAGCACAAGGGCCCCCTCAGCATTGCGGAATTCGCTCGCCGCCATGAGATCGGCCCCCAGATCTCGCAGTACCTGGCCGGGCAACTGCCGCTCAGCGTGAACATCGCCGCGGCCTTCGCGCGAGGCCTCGGTGTCGAGATCGACGTGATCAGCCCCCGCCTGGCAACGGAAAGCCGCCGACTGCCATCCGAACTAGACACCATCATCACGCTCACCTCCGTCAGCAATACCCTCTCCTTTCACTGA
- a CDS encoding IS1634 family transposase has translation MFVKVTSSGSRRYVQLVESYRDDNGQPKQRTVATLGRLDQLGDSMEGVINGLLRVTGRPTLEAAAEPAVTFESARALGDVWALSELWHELGFDGLRRVFRRTRHAIDVEALVRIMVFNRLCDPESKLGVLRWLETVGLPGLSIEAVDHQHLLRAMDALVTHQAEVDAVLAGLLRPLVDQTLSVVFYDMTTIRAEGLSQQEDDVRQYGMAKEGVIARQFMLGVVQTAEGLPLYHEVFDGNTAEVTTLKPTLEKVLSRFPVKRVIVVADRGLLSIDNLAELQTMTLPDGAPLEFILAVPGRRYNDVVDSLEGLHAQQCLPAREEVLGEVPWNGLRLIVAHDPVVAQEKGAQRDAQIAHLEQLAAQWVGKLDAQDTGHRSRGKKLSDGGARARFYHAVCEAHLARIIQVDLKSERFCYAVDERALHHARMMDGKLLLVTNAADLSPREVVDRYKSLADIERGFRVLKSEIEIGPVYHRLPDRIRAHAAICFMALILYRVMRMRLQAANSELSPARALTMLNRIQHHRIVFDQTKSVAGLSTISQEQARVFSALKVRKPVKTSQLTLL, from the coding sequence ATGTTCGTCAAAGTCACCTCCTCTGGTTCTCGCCGCTACGTGCAGTTGGTCGAGTCCTATCGCGATGACAACGGTCAGCCTAAGCAGCGCACCGTTGCCACCTTGGGCCGTCTTGATCAACTTGGCGACAGCATGGAAGGCGTGATCAATGGGCTGTTGCGAGTCACCGGCCGCCCCACACTTGAGGCAGCCGCCGAGCCCGCGGTGACGTTCGAATCGGCCCGTGCGCTCGGCGACGTGTGGGCGCTCTCCGAACTGTGGCACGAGCTCGGCTTCGACGGCTTGCGCCGCGTGTTCCGACGCACCCGCCATGCCATCGATGTCGAAGCGCTCGTGCGCATCATGGTCTTCAATCGCCTGTGTGACCCGGAATCTAAACTGGGCGTGCTGCGCTGGCTGGAAACGGTTGGCCTGCCAGGGTTATCTATCGAAGCCGTCGACCACCAACATCTGCTGCGTGCAATGGACGCGCTGGTCACGCATCAGGCAGAAGTAGACGCCGTGTTGGCGGGGCTGTTGCGTCCGCTGGTCGATCAAACCTTATCGGTGGTGTTCTACGACATGACGACCATTCGTGCCGAGGGTCTGTCGCAGCAAGAAGATGATGTGCGCCAGTACGGCATGGCCAAGGAAGGCGTCATTGCCCGGCAGTTCATGTTGGGGGTCGTGCAGACGGCAGAAGGATTGCCGCTCTATCACGAGGTGTTTGACGGCAATACCGCGGAAGTCACGACGTTGAAGCCAACCCTCGAGAAGGTGCTGAGCCGGTTCCCCGTCAAGCGCGTCATCGTCGTCGCCGATCGGGGACTGCTCTCGATCGACAACCTGGCAGAGCTGCAGACGATGACCTTGCCAGACGGTGCGCCGCTGGAATTTATCCTGGCGGTGCCGGGCCGTCGCTACAACGATGTGGTCGATTCATTGGAAGGCCTCCACGCACAGCAATGCCTGCCGGCCCGTGAAGAAGTCCTGGGCGAAGTGCCATGGAACGGCTTACGCCTGATCGTGGCGCACGATCCCGTGGTTGCGCAGGAGAAAGGCGCGCAACGCGATGCACAGATTGCGCACCTGGAGCAGCTTGCCGCGCAGTGGGTGGGCAAGCTTGATGCGCAAGACACCGGTCATCGCAGTCGTGGCAAAAAGCTCTCCGATGGCGGTGCCCGTGCACGGTTCTACCATGCGGTTTGCGAGGCCCATCTGGCTCGTATCATCCAAGTCGATCTGAAGAGCGAGCGCTTCTGCTACGCCGTCGATGAGCGAGCCTTGCATCATGCCCGCATGATGGATGGCAAGCTGCTGCTGGTCACCAATGCCGCGGATCTCTCACCACGTGAAGTCGTCGACCGCTACAAGTCATTGGCGGATATCGAACGCGGGTTTCGTGTGCTCAAGTCCGAGATCGAGATTGGTCCGGTCTATCACCGCTTGCCAGACCGTATCCGCGCCCATGCGGCGATCTGCTTCATGGCACTGATTCTGTATCGGGTGATGCGGATGCGCTTGCAGGCCGCCAACAGCGAGTTGTCGCCCGCGCGAGCCCTTACCATGCTCAATCGCATTCAGCACCACCGCATCGTCTTCGACCAAACCAAGTCCGTGGCAGGGCTCTCGACCATCAGTCAGGAGCAGGCCCGGGTTTTCTCCGCATTGAAGGTTCGCAAACCAGTCAAAACGAGCCAACTGACTCTCTTGTAG
- a CDS encoding tyrosine-type recombinase/integrase yields MVCHPEEQLDDDYAGKAIASLENDVFPVIGAMPIADIKAPVLLDMLRKIEARGVRDTTKRILQRVRAVFQYGIIYGACDRNPAADIDSATALKGAAVVHQARVSALERPQLLRDIDAYEGDAVARGHGRRHPARRRR; encoded by the coding sequence GTGGTATGCCACCCGGAAGAGCAACTGGACGACGACTACGCCGGCAAGGCGATCGCCTCCCTAGAAAACGACGTGTTCCCCGTCATCGGCGCCATGCCGATTGCTGACATCAAGGCGCCGGTGCTGCTGGACATGCTGCGCAAGATCGAGGCGCGGGGCGTGCGGGACACCACCAAACGCATCCTGCAACGCGTGCGCGCGGTGTTCCAGTACGGGATCATCTATGGGGCGTGCGACCGCAACCCGGCCGCCGACATCGACAGTGCCACCGCGCTGAAGGGCGCGGCGGTCGTGCACCAAGCGCGCGTGTCCGCGCTCGAGCGGCCGCAGCTGCTGCGCGACATCGATGCGTACGAGGGCGACGCGGTGGCGCGAGGCCACGGCCGCCGACATCCGGCGCGCCGCAGGCGGTGA
- a CDS encoding integrase arm-type DNA-binding domain-containing protein, with protein MPRTVEPLSDTKIRNAKPKDRSDKLFDGGGLFLEVMADGRKLWRFKYYRPAGGENRLGFGSYPEVTLAQARARREAARTLVASGQDPSTVKQEQRRAIKIAAGNSFEAVAREWYATRKSNWTTTTPARRSPP; from the coding sequence ATGCCCCGTACCGTCGAGCCATTAAGCGACACTAAAATCCGCAATGCGAAGCCGAAGGACCGTTCCGATAAGCTGTTTGACGGTGGCGGCCTATTTCTAGAGGTCATGGCCGACGGGCGAAAGCTCTGGCGTTTCAAGTATTACCGGCCCGCTGGCGGCGAGAATCGACTCGGCTTCGGCAGCTATCCGGAGGTCACGCTCGCCCAGGCCCGTGCGCGGCGCGAGGCCGCGCGGACCCTTGTGGCCAGCGGCCAGGATCCGAGCACGGTAAAGCAGGAACAGCGCCGCGCCATCAAGATCGCCGCGGGTAACTCGTTCGAGGCTGTCGCCCGCGAGTGGTATGCCACCCGGAAGAGCAACTGGACGACGACTACGCCGGCAAGGCGATCGCCTCCCTAG
- a CDS encoding glyoxalase superfamily protein, whose translation MPSEHTAFPVDFNVDAFFSAMPANLKHTARNGESHLKILKAQGKRLKSHLEAAFALRLTSAQALDAAARSYGFSDYNQAREALLKTQESKISDSDYPWVDLAAACREGGYVIGGHSIVEHLTLSPTSVITGLNVFPKDVPQGWYLGAAARYSNKALIGNKHFVIRTENPNSRQNDLVVMLIERAQRLARVGLQSFLLLNKCNVDDELLCELFSSRREFTPIITGYAAACTGEEGVPRYLWSSSAYGLFLSQTDSTSVLRETMRHVAQTLGVTEERALNLLINVPDSKYLRIPPTSDQRSACP comes from the coding sequence ATGCCATCCGAGCACACAGCATTTCCAGTCGACTTTAACGTTGACGCATTCTTCTCGGCCATGCCGGCCAATCTGAAGCACACTGCCAGGAATGGTGAGTCTCACCTGAAGATCCTGAAGGCTCAAGGCAAGCGCCTGAAGAGCCATCTTGAGGCCGCCTTTGCCTTGCGACTTACTTCCGCACAAGCGTTGGACGCCGCCGCACGAAGCTACGGGTTTAGCGATTACAACCAAGCCCGTGAAGCGTTGCTCAAAACGCAGGAATCGAAGATTTCCGACTCGGACTACCCGTGGGTAGACTTGGCAGCCGCCTGCCGGGAGGGCGGATATGTCATCGGCGGACACAGCATAGTCGAGCATCTGACGTTGTCGCCAACCTCAGTTATAACCGGGCTGAACGTCTTCCCTAAGGATGTGCCGCAAGGTTGGTACTTAGGCGCTGCAGCAAGATATTCGAACAAAGCATTAATCGGCAACAAGCACTTCGTTATCCGGACAGAAAACCCTAACAGCCGGCAAAACGACTTGGTGGTAATGCTAATAGAACGGGCACAGCGCTTGGCCAGGGTGGGATTGCAGTCGTTTCTTCTACTCAACAAGTGCAACGTAGATGATGAGCTTCTGTGCGAGCTGTTCTCGTCGCGGCGCGAGTTCACGCCAATTATTACTGGCTACGCGGCAGCTTGTACCGGCGAGGAAGGTGTTCCACGCTACTTGTGGAGTTCTTCGGCCTACGGCCTCTTTTTGTCGCAAACCGATTCGACCTCCGTTCTGCGCGAGACCATGCGGCACGTAGCGCAGACCTTGGGTGTCACCGAAGAACGGGCGTTGAACCTGTTAATCAACGTCCCAGACAGTAAATATTTGCGAATTCCCCCGACTAGTGACCAGCGTTCGGCATGTCCGTAG
- a CDS encoding DUF262 domain-containing protein, producing the protein MIRRQNFQNLSWFYDLYKRSALDLDPPYQRRSVWNDVFKAYFIDTVLLNYPAPAIFLYEEISAEGTSMYHVVDGKQRITTVLEFVQGKFPVGENSEMTALRGKYFEGLDDNVRRAFWSYQLLVEYIPTNDEGVINSIFDRINRNVAKLTAQELRHARLDGEFIKLSEQLSEWQESVLPANFPRFASQSRKQMKDVEFTAILLLLLEEGPRGYSQDDLDKAFAERDSEWDRRVECDARYRAAISYIADVLAADEDLVTTRVRNQADFYALFGAIDSLQQDGRLGPAAQSAAALRKFVGLVDLPEAREADLELTGYFDAARSASNDKGPRETRMRYMRSILGVGQA; encoded by the coding sequence ATGATCCGCCGACAAAATTTTCAGAACCTGAGCTGGTTTTACGATCTCTACAAGAGATCGGCCCTTGACCTAGATCCGCCATACCAGCGACGGAGCGTATGGAACGATGTATTTAAGGCGTACTTCATCGACACCGTCCTGCTTAACTATCCAGCGCCTGCGATATTCCTCTATGAGGAAATAAGCGCGGAGGGAACATCGATGTATCATGTCGTTGATGGTAAGCAGCGGATTACCACTGTCCTCGAGTTTGTGCAGGGCAAATTTCCGGTCGGGGAGAATTCCGAGATGACTGCACTTCGAGGGAAATATTTCGAAGGGCTCGACGATAATGTGCGCCGTGCATTTTGGTCGTATCAATTGCTCGTTGAATATATTCCAACGAACGACGAGGGTGTAATTAACTCTATTTTCGATCGAATTAATCGGAATGTCGCAAAGCTGACGGCACAGGAGCTTCGTCACGCAAGGTTGGACGGCGAATTTATCAAGCTATCGGAGCAGTTGTCGGAGTGGCAAGAATCAGTGCTGCCGGCTAACTTCCCGCGCTTCGCTTCTCAGTCCAGGAAGCAAATGAAGGATGTCGAGTTCACCGCTATTCTTCTGTTGTTGCTTGAAGAGGGGCCACGTGGCTATAGCCAGGATGACTTGGATAAGGCTTTTGCTGAACGCGACTCTGAATGGGATCGGCGTGTCGAATGTGATGCGCGTTACCGTGCAGCGATTTCTTACATTGCAGATGTGCTGGCAGCTGACGAAGATCTTGTGACCACGCGAGTTCGAAATCAAGCGGATTTCTATGCACTGTTTGGCGCTATAGATTCTCTGCAACAGGATGGACGACTCGGGCCGGCTGCGCAATCTGCGGCCGCACTGCGCAAATTTGTGGGTTTGGTTGACCTTCCGGAGGCTCGCGAAGCCGATCTCGAGCTTACTGGCTATTTCGATGCCGCGAGATCCGCATCGAACGACAAAGGGCCGCGCGAGACTCGTATGCGGTACATGCGATCCATACTGGGGGTGGGACAAGCGTGA
- a CDS encoding recombinase family protein translates to MSRVFAYCRVSTTDQTTDNQVKEIEAAGFALSPKRIQTETISGSVAAFQRPKFAKLVDKLETGDVLVVTKLDRLGRNAMDVRATVDQLAADGVRVHCLALGGVDLTSAAGRMTMQVLAAVAEFERDLLIERTNSGISRARDEGKTFGRPSALSPEEQQKVLQGIAAGVPVAQLARDFETTRQTIMRLRAKAAA, encoded by the coding sequence ATGTCCCGTGTCTTCGCATATTGCCGCGTCTCCACCACTGACCAGACCACCGACAACCAAGTCAAGGAGATTGAGGCTGCCGGGTTTGCTCTGAGCCCCAAGAGGATCCAGACGGAGACCATCAGCGGATCGGTGGCGGCCTTCCAACGTCCCAAGTTCGCCAAGCTGGTCGACAAGCTCGAGACCGGTGACGTGCTGGTAGTGACGAAGCTTGACAGGCTTGGAAGGAATGCGATGGACGTACGGGCTACGGTAGACCAACTGGCTGCCGATGGTGTTCGGGTTCACTGTCTGGCGCTTGGGGGCGTCGACCTGACCAGTGCAGCGGGGAGGATGACTATGCAAGTGCTGGCAGCGGTTGCTGAGTTTGAGAGAGACCTCCTGATCGAGCGGACCAACAGCGGCATCAGCAGGGCCAGGGATGAAGGCAAGACCTTTGGTCGTCCGTCTGCCCTGAGCCCCGAGGAGCAGCAGAAGGTGTTGCAAGGGATTGCCGCTGGGGTTCCTGTGGCGCAACTGGCGAGGGACTTCGAAACGACTAGGCAAACGATTATGCGGCTGAGGGCCAAGGCAGCAGCCTAG
- a CDS encoding type I restriction endonuclease subunit R: MTEDKLEQEALDWLKESGYTPLFGPQIAPDGDSPERTDYRQVLLRDRLRNAINRLNPAIPLSARDDALRQVLNLDTPVLLSANRIFHNLLVNGVPVEYEKDGETRGDFVKLIDFTDESANEWLAVNQFTIKGPKHTRRPDIILFVNGLPLVLLELKNPADENADIWKAYDQIQTYKDQIPDVFQYNEILVISDGSDARMGSLSANSERFLAWRTIDGETLDPLGQFNELETLIRGVLAPTYLLDYLRFFVLFEDDGGLVKKVAGYHQFHAVRAAISQVVAASRPGGSHKGGVVWHTQGSGKSITMTCFAARVMREAAMENPTIVVITDRNDLDGQLFGVFSLSQDLLREQPVQAGTRQDLRAKLANRPSGGIVFATIQKFMPGEDEDTFPVLSDRHNIVVIADEAHRTQYGFEAKFKGDDKGYQVGYAQHLRDALPNATFVAFTGTPVSSEDRDTRAVFGDYIHVYDMQQARDDGATVAIYYESRLAKLGLKEEALPLIDTEVDELAEDEETDEQSKLKSRWAALEKVVGAEPRIKSVAADLVSHFEERNKAQSGKAMIVAMSREICVHLYDEIVKLRPDWHDPDPEKGAIKVIMTGSASDKALLRSHIYSKQVKKRLEKRFKDPADPLRLVIVRDMWLTGFDAPCVHTLYVDKPMKGHNLMQAIARVNRVFKDKQGGLVVDYIGIANDLKHALKEYTASNGRGRPTVDAHEAYAVLEEKLEVLRSMLHGFDYSTFLTGGHKFLAGAANFLLGLKDGKKRFADVALAMSKAFTLCCTLDEAKAVREEVAFFQAVKVLLTKRDIVQKRRTDEERDLAIRQIIGSAVVSEDVVDIFESVGLDKPNIGILDDDFLAEVQNLPERNLAVEMLERLLEGEIKSRFGGNVVQEKKFSELLSNVITRYQNRSIETAQVIEELIEMAKKFREAANRGEALGLSEDELRFYDALANNETSVRLLGDETLKKIAHELTENLRANVSVDWAVRESVRAKLRLMVKRILRKYKYPPDQQEEAVQTVLQQAEKLSAEWA, translated from the coding sequence ATGACCGAAGACAAACTAGAACAAGAAGCGCTCGACTGGCTGAAGGAATCCGGTTACACACCTCTCTTCGGCCCACAGATCGCCCCGGATGGCGACTCGCCGGAGCGGACCGACTACCGACAGGTGCTACTAAGGGATCGGCTGCGTAATGCGATTAATCGGCTGAACCCAGCTATTCCGCTGTCAGCACGGGACGATGCGCTACGGCAGGTGCTGAATCTGGATACGCCTGTATTGCTGTCCGCCAATCGCATCTTCCACAATCTGCTGGTCAACGGGGTACCGGTCGAGTACGAGAAGGATGGCGAGACCCGTGGGGATTTCGTGAAGCTTATCGACTTCACAGACGAATCCGCCAACGAATGGCTGGCAGTCAATCAGTTCACGATCAAGGGGCCAAAGCACACTCGCCGTCCGGACATCATCCTCTTCGTCAATGGGCTGCCGCTGGTGCTGCTGGAGTTGAAGAATCCGGCTGACGAGAACGCCGATATCTGGAAGGCCTACGATCAGATCCAGACGTACAAGGACCAGATCCCTGACGTCTTCCAGTACAACGAAATCCTCGTCATCTCCGATGGCAGCGACGCAAGGATGGGTTCCCTGTCCGCTAATTCCGAGCGATTCCTGGCGTGGCGAACCATTGATGGCGAAACGCTGGATCCCCTTGGGCAGTTCAACGAGCTGGAAACGCTGATTCGGGGAGTGCTTGCGCCGACCTACCTGCTCGACTACCTGCGTTTCTTCGTATTGTTCGAGGATGACGGCGGGCTGGTGAAAAAGGTTGCTGGCTATCACCAGTTCCATGCGGTACGTGCGGCCATCTCCCAGGTCGTAGCTGCATCAAGGCCAGGCGGTAGCCATAAAGGCGGTGTTGTCTGGCATACCCAAGGCAGCGGCAAGAGCATCACGATGACCTGCTTTGCGGCTCGGGTTATGCGGGAGGCTGCGATGGAGAATCCAACCATCGTCGTCATTACCGACCGCAATGATCTCGATGGCCAGCTTTTCGGTGTCTTTTCGCTGTCGCAAGACCTGCTGCGGGAACAACCAGTACAGGCCGGCACGCGGCAGGACCTCAGGGCCAAGCTGGCGAATCGTCCGTCAGGTGGCATCGTCTTTGCCACGATCCAGAAGTTCATGCCGGGCGAAGACGAAGACACCTTCCCCGTCCTTTCCGACCGGCACAATATCGTCGTCATTGCAGACGAAGCGCATCGTACCCAGTATGGCTTCGAGGCGAAGTTCAAGGGCGACGACAAGGGCTACCAGGTCGGTTACGCCCAACATCTTCGGGATGCGCTTCCGAACGCCACCTTCGTTGCCTTCACCGGTACGCCAGTCTCTAGCGAGGACCGAGACACCCGTGCCGTGTTCGGGGATTACATCCACGTCTACGACATGCAGCAGGCTCGGGACGATGGTGCCACAGTGGCGATCTACTATGAATCCCGCCTTGCCAAGCTCGGGCTGAAGGAAGAGGCGCTGCCCTTGATTGACACTGAAGTTGACGAACTGGCGGAAGACGAGGAGACCGACGAACAATCGAAGCTGAAAAGCCGCTGGGCTGCACTCGAAAAAGTTGTTGGTGCCGAGCCCAGGATCAAGAGCGTGGCTGCCGACCTTGTCTCCCACTTCGAGGAACGCAACAAGGCACAGTCAGGCAAGGCGATGATCGTCGCCATGAGCCGGGAGATCTGCGTCCATCTGTATGACGAGATCGTGAAGCTGCGGCCAGACTGGCATGACCCCGATCCAGAAAAAGGGGCGATCAAGGTCATCATGACCGGCTCGGCATCCGACAAGGCCCTGTTGCGCTCCCACATCTATTCGAAGCAGGTCAAGAAACGACTGGAAAAGCGATTCAAGGACCCGGCTGACCCGTTGCGCCTCGTGATTGTCCGGGATATGTGGCTGACCGGCTTTGATGCCCCCTGCGTCCACACCCTGTACGTCGACAAGCCCATGAAGGGGCACAACCTGATGCAGGCCATTGCACGGGTCAATCGTGTCTTCAAGGACAAGCAGGGCGGCCTGGTGGTGGACTACATCGGTATCGCCAACGATCTGAAGCATGCGCTAAAGGAGTACACCGCCAGCAATGGCCGTGGTCGGCCTACTGTCGATGCACATGAAGCCTATGCCGTGCTGGAAGAGAAGCTCGAAGTTCTGCGCTCCATGCTTCACGGTTTCGACTACAGCACCTTCCTGACCGGAGGCCACAAGTTCCTGGCTGGTGCTGCTAACTTCCTGCTTGGTTTGAAGGATGGGAAGAAGCGCTTCGCCGACGTCGCACTGGCGATGAGCAAGGCATTCACTCTGTGCTGCACGCTGGACGAAGCGAAGGCGGTACGAGAAGAGGTCGCCTTCTTCCAGGCCGTCAAGGTGCTGCTGACCAAGCGGGACATTGTGCAGAAAAGGCGCACCGACGAGGAGCGGGATCTGGCTATCCGACAGATCATAGGGTCGGCGGTCGTGTCCGAGGATGTGGTCGATATCTTTGAGTCGGTCGGTCTCGATAAGCCGAATATCGGCATTCTCGACGATGACTTCCTTGCGGAGGTCCAAAACCTGCCCGAGCGGAACCTAGCGGTAGAGATGTTGGAACGTCTGCTGGAAGGCGAGATCAAGAGTCGCTTCGGGGGCAACGTCGTCCAGGAAAAGAAGTTCTCTGAGCTTCTGTCGAACGTTATCACCCGGTATCAAAATCGGTCCATCGAGACAGCCCAGGTCATCGAAGAGCTAATCGAGATGGCGAAGAAGTTCCGAGAGGCTGCGAATCGTGGCGAGGCGCTTGGCCTGAGTGAGGACGAACTTCGTTTCTACGATGCGCTGGCAAACAATGAGACATCGGTCCGATTGCTCGGCGACGAGACGCTGAAGAAGATTGCCCACGAACTGACTGAGAACCTGCGAGCGAATGTGAGCGTCGACTGGGCAGTGCGGGAGAGCGTGCGAGCGAAGCTTCGGCTGATGGTGAAGCGGATTCTGCGGAAATACAAATACCCGCCTGACCAGCAGGAAGAGGCCGTACAGACGGTGCTACAGCAGGCCGAAAAACTCAGTGCGGAGTGGGCGTAG
- a CDS encoding restriction endonuclease subunit S, producing the protein MNSEWRECSLGEVVTLQRGMDLPVQDRKPGEFPVVASTGVVGYHDEAPVKGPGVVIGRSGSIGGGQYVECDFWPLNTTLWVKDFKGNDPRFCYYLLRSIDFSGMNAGSGVPTLNRNHLHPMPVVCPDLAEQTRIASLLGALDDRIALLHETNATLEAIAQVLFKSWFVDFDPVRAKAEGREPEGLDSETAALFPDGFEVAELGLVPKGWAEATLGRVCDEHGGTIQTGPFGSQLHASDYTRFGIPVVMPKDIANRRVNEQSIARIDQAEADRLARHKVQSGDIVFSRRGDVERHALISILETGWICGTGCLLVRPGSAWPSPTFLSMALDEKRARNWLVRHAVGATMPNLNTGILADVPILMPQRDVVAAFENIVKFAEEKRTANYECINVLAGLRDTLLPRLISGQIRLPEAEALLEDAA; encoded by the coding sequence ATGAATTCTGAGTGGCGAGAATGTAGCCTCGGCGAGGTGGTCACTTTGCAGCGAGGCATGGACCTTCCGGTACAAGATCGAAAGCCCGGAGAGTTTCCTGTCGTTGCATCAACTGGGGTGGTCGGTTATCACGACGAGGCTCCGGTGAAAGGCCCAGGTGTTGTCATTGGTCGGAGTGGCAGTATCGGCGGAGGACAGTACGTTGAATGCGATTTCTGGCCGCTAAACACGACTCTGTGGGTAAAGGATTTCAAGGGCAACGATCCTCGCTTTTGCTACTATCTGCTGCGTTCAATCGACTTCAGTGGCATGAATGCAGGTAGCGGCGTGCCCACGCTAAATCGGAATCACCTGCACCCTATGCCAGTGGTGTGTCCTGACTTGGCCGAGCAAACGCGCATAGCTTCGCTTCTCGGCGCCCTGGATGACCGCATTGCCCTGCTTCATGAAACCAACGCCACCCTCGAAGCCATCGCCCAGGTCCTCTTCAAGTCCTGGTTCGTGGACTTCGACCCGGTCCGTGCCAAGGCGGAAGGCCGTGAACCGGAAGGGCTGGACTCGGAAACGGCTGCGCTATTCCCGGATGGGTTCGAGGTGGCAGAGTTGGGGTTGGTGCCAAAAGGTTGGGCAGAAGCGACTTTGGGCCGAGTGTGCGACGAACATGGGGGGACAATTCAAACTGGCCCGTTCGGGAGCCAACTGCACGCTTCCGACTACACGAGGTTCGGGATCCCCGTAGTCATGCCAAAGGATATTGCGAATCGCCGGGTGAACGAGCAGTCTATTGCCCGCATCGATCAGGCCGAAGCAGACAGGCTTGCTAGGCACAAGGTGCAATCTGGCGATATTGTTTTTAGCCGCCGTGGTGACGTTGAACGCCACGCTCTGATAAGCATATTGGAGACGGGGTGGATTTGTGGCACAGGATGTCTACTTGTGAGGCCGGGATCAGCTTGGCCATCACCCACATTCCTGTCCATGGCTTTGGATGAAAAGCGAGCACGCAATTGGCTTGTAAGGCATGCAGTTGGTGCAACGATGCCCAACCTCAATACCGGGATTCTTGCCGATGTGCCGATCCTGATGCCGCAACGTGACGTCGTCGCTGCCTTTGAAAATATCGTAAAGTTTGCCGAAGAAAAGCGTACAGCAAACTACGAGTGCATAAATGTGCTAGCGGGTCTCAGGGACACGCTCTTACCTCGCCTGATCTCTGGCCAGATCCGCCTGCCCGAAGCCGAGGCATTGCTGGAAGACGCTGCATAA